Proteins encoded within one genomic window of Methanothrix harundinacea 6Ac:
- a CDS encoding cobalt-precorrin-5B (C(1))-methyltransferase: protein MPEERGREGGVRDPVAGLSIPRDWIERATDPRVLEKVRSGLWALLSDGTLLRRGLTTGTTAAAAAKGAVISLGGPVFTVSILTPAGIRVSVPVEGRRGTCTAVKIGGDHASDVTAGAALMARAEAIGAEAGYEAAAGEDPGPLGSDDTRHAEGTGPGGEGPGKRIELVAGAGIGRIGAAGLTVPLGKPAISPSARGEIETAIEEGMEEAGLEAVRVELEVINGEAIARETLNPKVGVLGGISILGSTGFVEPWNEHLAESREAEVLEADRVVVTTGRVGLRYSRFLFPKFRVVLLGNQLDRLRFREGQDSVLCGLPALILKWGMPELLEGTGYRTVAEMVEEEPGHPRIDEALQMVGERLPGTRIVLINRDGSILRELPPPHPPSVPPGS from the coding sequence ATGCCGGAGGAGAGGGGGAGAGAGGGAGGGGTGAGAGATCCCGTCGCCGGCCTATCCATCCCCCGGGACTGGATCGAGAGGGCCACCGACCCCCGGGTCCTGGAGAAGGTCAGAAGCGGCCTCTGGGCCCTCCTCTCCGACGGGACCCTCCTCCGCCGGGGGCTCACCACGGGGACGACGGCCGCCGCCGCCGCCAAAGGGGCGGTCATCTCCCTCGGAGGGCCGGTCTTCACAGTCTCGATCCTCACCCCGGCGGGGATCAGGGTCTCCGTCCCCGTGGAGGGGCGCAGAGGAACCTGCACCGCCGTCAAGATCGGAGGCGACCACGCCTCCGACGTCACCGCCGGGGCGGCGTTGATGGCGAGGGCGGAGGCGATCGGGGCCGAGGCGGGATATGAGGCGGCCGCCGGAGAGGATCCCGGGCCTTTGGGATCCGACGATACCAGGCACGCCGAGGGGACCGGGCCCGGAGGGGAGGGGCCGGGAAAGAGGATCGAGCTCGTCGCGGGGGCGGGGATCGGGCGGATCGGGGCTGCGGGGCTCACCGTCCCCCTGGGAAAGCCAGCCATCAGCCCCTCGGCGAGGGGAGAGATAGAAACGGCCATCGAGGAGGGGATGGAAGAGGCCGGCCTGGAGGCGGTCCGGGTGGAGCTTGAGGTCATAAACGGCGAGGCGATCGCAAGAGAGACCCTGAACCCCAAGGTCGGGGTCCTGGGCGGGATCTCGATCCTCGGCTCGACGGGGTTCGTCGAGCCCTGGAACGAGCACCTCGCCGAGAGCCGCGAGGCGGAGGTCCTGGAGGCGGATCGGGTGGTCGTCACCACCGGGAGGGTCGGCCTCAGGTACAGCCGGTTCCTCTTCCCGAAATTCAGGGTCGTCCTCCTGGGAAACCAGCTCGATCGGCTCCGGTTCAGGGAGGGGCAGGACTCCGTCCTCTGCGGCCTTCCAGCCCTGATCCTGAAGTGGGGGATGCCCGAGCTCCTGGAGGGGACGGGGTATCGGACCGTCGCGGAGATGGTCGAGGAAGAGCCGGGCCACCCCCGGATCGACGAGGCGCTCCAGATGGTCGGGGAGAGGCTCCCCGGGACGAGGATCGTCCTCATCAACAGGGACGGCTCGATACTCCGGGAGCTCCCACCCCCTCATCCCCCATCAGTCCCGCCGGGCTCCTGA